A region from the Altererythrobacter sp. H2 genome encodes:
- a CDS encoding ParA family protein, with translation MRVLALASQKGGSGKTTLSGHLAVQAQRAGAGPVVLIDIDPQGSLADWWNEREAEYPAFAQTTVARLASDLQVLRQQGFKLAVIDTPPAITMAIQSVIGVAELIVVPTRPSPHDLRAVGATVDLCERAGKPLVFVVNAATPKAKITSEAAVALSQHGTVAPITLHHRTDFAASMIDGRTVMEVDPDGRSAAEVAALWKYINDRLEKNFRRTVFAAPNTVSQMPGAQRPMGGFGRRVAQ, from the coding sequence TTGCGGGTACTGGCTTTGGCATCGCAGAAGGGCGGCTCGGGAAAGACCACTCTTTCCGGGCATCTCGCAGTTCAGGCGCAGCGCGCCGGTGCGGGGCCTGTTGTCCTGATCGACATCGATCCGCAAGGATCGCTGGCCGACTGGTGGAACGAGCGCGAGGCGGAATATCCCGCCTTCGCCCAGACCACCGTGGCCCGGCTTGCCAGCGACCTTCAGGTCCTGCGCCAGCAGGGCTTCAAGCTGGCAGTCATCGACACCCCCCCGGCCATCACTATGGCAATCCAGTCAGTCATCGGTGTTGCGGAACTGATCGTGGTGCCCACCCGCCCGAGCCCGCATGACCTGCGCGCCGTGGGTGCCACCGTCGATCTTTGCGAACGGGCCGGTAAGCCGCTGGTGTTCGTGGTCAATGCCGCGACACCCAAGGCCAAGATTACCTCCGAAGCCGCTGTCGCGCTCAGCCAGCACGGCACGGTTGCGCCGATCACGCTTCACCACCGGACGGATTTTGCCGCCTCGATGATCGATGGCCGCACCGTGATGGAAGTCGATCCTGACGGGCGCAGCGCTGCCGAAGTGGCCGCCCTGTGGAAGTACATCAACGACCGGCTGGAAAAGAACTTCCGCCGCACGGTGTTTGCGGCTCCCAATACGGTATCGCAGATGCCCGGCGCGCAGCGCCCGATGGGCGGCTTCGGTCGCCGGGTCGCCCAGTAG